DNA sequence from the Salvelinus namaycush isolate Seneca unplaced genomic scaffold, SaNama_1.0 Scaffold528, whole genome shotgun sequence genome:
ctatctgacagtgcaccagagaacacacacaggagagaaaccatatagctgtgatcaatgtgggaagagttttagtcaatctagcaatctgactaaacaccagagaacacacacaggagagacaccatatagctgtgatcaatgtgggaagagttttagtcaatctggagaactgacagtgcaccagagaatacacacaggagagaaaccgtttagctgtgatcaatgtgggaagagtttttcttcttctggctatctaactatacaccagagaacacacacaggagagaaaccttatagctgtggtcaatgtgggaagagattcgcctcatcagtaaaacttaaaatacatcaaagacatcacacaagagagaaaccatatggctgtgcacaatgtggaaagagtttttttacatctagccatctgactgcacatcagagaacacacacaggagagaaaccatatagctgtgatcaatgtgggaagagttttgttcgatctgaCCAGCtcacagtgcaccagagaatacacacaggagagaaaccgtttagctgtgatcaatgtgggaagagttttactacatctggctctctgactttacaccagagaatacacacaggagagaaatcttatagctgtggtcaatgtgggaagagttttgttcgatctggagatctgacagtgcaccagagaatacacacaggagagaaacagtttagctgtgatcaatgtgggaagagttttgttcgatctggccatctgacagtgcaccagagaacacacacaggagagaagcctcttagctgtgaccagagataatctgataaaagatctctgatcaaatatcagaaaatgtatatatgaaggagttgtgtcatgatatcaatgaattaatgtcacaatgtagaatgttttaacattgtagtaggagtgttttaatgtctcaatgtagaatgttttaatatatagtatataaatatactctgcagtcagtcagtcagaatgtcacaatgtagaaccctaaacatttgcccccttatcaattgatttcaacatgatatggatattaggctcattgggggaaatccaggctctgaattgaaagagtactatttatgtgattcaacacagtgactaacaaaaaaagagttgtcctctaaccagtgatgtacacattattcccagaatcaactgatttcaacataatatcgatgagtgatgacaaataagtgttgtgttcctttgtttagcgacccctaaatttaaatgcatcactccaatatgtagctgactgtcttctgcaggttgtcctctaaccagtgagctaaaatatatctcccTTTTCCatgttttttagttgtgttagtttcaacagcacatacaacctgatttcccccataatcgatatcagtgatttattgctacttgtcaaaacaacagtgtttctagtgcttgtgcagtttataaggagcttgttttaaaaaaagacaattattgtggcagatgtttgtgtatataccacatgttaggttttcaatttatcccaaactgtttctgcatattggttattgatttggacacgttaaaactatgttttgacattgggctatcccacttagcaaaatgtaattgaaaagccgttgaaaataatactatgcaatcaaatatttcatataacatttagtaatgaaaattattcatgcaaccaactgataATTTTTttgtacaattatattgacattgttgccctgtttttagaaaATCAAGGGTCATTCtcacatgtgccaaaccaaatgtactagagcatgacattggggactgggccccgatccaacaacatgcctatcgagtgaactctgaaaagagagagaagctccgcagtgaggtggaaagttactacggatattgcaggagtttcctcttgaaatcagacatgtctgtggtgagaacaacctggggcctgttgcacaaaagtagaattaagacatccgggataaatgactcagctgagctcaatgaagccaaaacatgtgcgtccaggcttaattggttgcacaaagaccaagccaggatgagcagacacggattcattaagccaggtgaaaccaatcctggataggtgcgcgctcacggctcactcaaatagaccccgccacagatcacagattaactgatttaccatggcaactagagccgcgtacttttccccgtcggaagcacaaatcctcatggaggcatacgaggaggtaaaagatataattaagaagaaaggcaacaccgccacagtgataaagcaaagagaaaaagcgtggcaaagtattgcagaccgcctgaatgcgtaagtagtgcacaattacacagtcaccgctccgctgaaacatcacaattacaattcaaatatttaattcacatctccaaaaatgcagttgtactgtaattatgaaacggttaaatttttaattgaaatgcactgcagatatgagtgaaattgtgtaaagtaactccatcacactgtataaagctatgatacattttttgatatttttactgaaaacaagacaaaaataccaagtaattttttgcagtgtgactccattaaatgtgtgtgtgtgtgtagattcaacatgaacgggccaaaacggacatggcagcaggtcaaaatcaaatacaagaacattctgcagaatggtatggtccctgactaatatttaacaaagcacaagcatatattgtacccagaaggtgcctgctcacacattgtctgtactgttttagcagtgaaaaagaatacccacagacaaggcacgggtggtgggtcaccaaaggctgaccttaccccagcagaggacatggccttggagctaaataaaggcaggcccgtcttagaggggatccctggggggaaagagacgagcataggttcctcccaagatgccacccgcttcattcaaggtatgtccttccatctctacatgggatacaaccacattcatattgaatcaatttggactgtctgactttggtttacctattgccttgcagtgtctggcagcactgtgttcctgttagagccaccagcacaagcaccagacgatgctgatccagtgagtactccatcaaaggcatactgtaggcctggcatgtcttgtctactagcttcaatatgaatccgattaaatgtgatagggtgaaggccccagtgcagcagcaacagcacatgatgaagacgatgatgaggaggagaccatctctctggattccagaaggcatgaggtatcatgttaagactgtgaaagtactatttactctacaatggtgaggagtcctcatcaaaatcaaaaaatcgaatttcttttacaggacccagatgctatacagtgggaaaaccagcctggaaacatagtgcgtattaataaaaggacaccacatcctgccaaattccagctgcgctaattgtattgtgttcacagagctcacaagctatcagaaagttgtatggcaaccacctccggcgccaaatagaactggcagacatagacattcagtacaagaagaaaaagatggaaaatcttgcactggagtccgaaataaaaaagaggacaattaggaaactggaccttgaaataaaaaaacttgagagggaggtgagatatgccttcaatgtacactgtatgctaactgtaacacaaatgtattaatcattatttttctttcctcccccagctccaagaagatgacacagctcaaaataaaaattaggtatattctcgtaaagtcaagtgagccatgacatatgagctcttattgtgagcacacaggacggtggcatctttctaaggttttttttattttcccagcaatcagtacaaccaagtcatcgttataaggcatcgccctcttttgcccacccccccagcaccaggtgtggccactagcctatatgaaggcccaaaattgtgtgttcctttctgctctgacaatggcaTGCCCATTCGTGCGAGATGTGGTGGATGAAGAAGCACTTGTGCTGAGGAGAGCCTTCAGGCGAGAAAGGGTCTTCAGGGACCGGTTGGACCCACTGGCCTTCCCTGATGACCATCTATATGAAAGATACAGGTTTTCTGCAGATGGCATCAGGTATCTATGCAGACTACTGGGTCCCAGGATTAAGCACCACACTGCACGGAGCCATGCACTGAGTGTGGAGCAAATGGTTTGTGTGGCCTTGCGCTTTTTTGCTAGTGGAGCCTTCCTGTACTCAGTGGGGGATGCAGAACAGCTGAACAAGGCCACAATTTGCCGCACAATAaggagtgtgtgtctggctatcaaagcattagcagatgtcttcatctccttccctggccacagaagactctgtgacatcaaagaggagttctataggattgcaggtaagaggatctacaaattacaggacaactgttaacacatagtaggatactcattactttgtgtgacaggtttccccaatgtcattggtgcagtggactgcacacacataaggataaaagccccctcaggtgcccatgaggccgattttgtgaataggaaatcctttcacagcattaatgttcaggtgaacataactttttgatattgtccattgacgaacactctgcattgccagtgatgtgcattgattggtgtaatattcctcatcttatgatttcagatggtctgcaatgctgactgtgtgatcagcaatgttgtggcaaaatggcctggcTCAGTCCATGACTCCAGACTCTTTCGGGCCTCTGAAATCTATCAGTGCCTATCACAAGGTAAGCCACACAACCCCTATTTATAACCATCATGGCTGTGTCAAGaatatcactgtgtttatgaggtagtaatgatgagattttgtgttgacaggtgaattctctggtgtgttgctgggagacagggggtatggctgccagccttttctcctgacacctttcacagacccccaggaagcacagcaggcctacaaccatgcccatgccaggaccagggccagagttgaaatgacctttggcctcctgaaggcacgctttcactgccttcacaaattaagggtcagccctgttagggcatgtgatattactgtggcttgtgctgtcctccacaatgtggcctgcctgaggaaggagagggcccCCAGAGTGCCACCAGCCATGGACTGGGACAATCCGGCAATCTTCCCTGATGACGACAGTGGTCGGCTGCTGAGGGACCAATATGTGTTGAATTATTTTAGTTAGTATGTGTGCTTTCAATTTTGGTTAAATATGTCCTGCGGTGGCAGAGGAATTTGGTTTTTTTTGGGTTCGTTTTTTTACGAATTTGGCCTCTTATGATGTTTGTGCGGTATACTGTGTGTAATACAAGGCTGCAGGGAGGCTACTGCATCCATTCATTTGTCTGTTCAGTTGATGTGTATGGATTTGTCCTGCATTTATTTTAGTGTGCAGACATGCAGggtgtgttatatacagacctttgaatgtgtatgtatcattttgtataatatgcttggattctgtgctttccatcttgtagagtcactgtgacttcagtttcgaaaggagctgatggtttacctgctttgttttgtccttattcaataaaggaacataatgttacacattgtgtttttatattcatatggaatgtgtatttgtttatatgacagagtactagggccacacagaagaaaaaggataaagtcataaatttatgaggctggttctttctgcagaaaagctacatattgttttgatacttatgacaatgtgatacttaatattctggcacatcagcatgtctttgtttatgaaaccatactgaagtacaatttcacgaaatgccccacatctgtcattttaacaactgtcctcctttaaaacaactggttacaatattattacttgtgtttttttcccctctgtggccctaatattctatcattttatatatagccttatagtctatgggaaactgtaaattatctaatgatagcaacatcatctaaaaattattttttatccaaaatcattgaaattaatgATCACAAACGTTTAAATAATGACAGTGGGTCTACTTATATGTGATAACAATGTATAGTGAGCAGTGAAATAACTATTGGTTTCCATTTGTGGTGACTGCTGACTGACATTAGGGATGAGATTAAATAGATCCTGGAATTTAGCCTGGTCTGGAGCAGGCTAGCtccacagaataaatctccatggtaatttataccataacatatcctcctgccccctatccatctttagtgcaaccggattacggatcaattgagccaggatcaccaagatatcctggcttaatcccttatcctagttttgtgcaacaggcccctggttgctgattgtctcaaggggggcagtcaaaatgttttgcgttttgcgtttagccagggcattgccatggatcacagtttatttttactgcacgtttttacgtattggagatgagttttgtttgggctcgttccaaggggacgagagttctagaagctggtgagttctagaagctatagaaagaaaaatctttgtgggaataataaaaaataaatattgtttgtaATTGTTgttgccagtagacagacaccatgtttatattggtgaaggtgaagcattgtagttgattataatgtgaaatggaagttgttttctgttgttagtgagcattctcttaaggtgttagttagtctttcgtttttccatttatgttttgaggttggactttagcacgtatagctagttagcacgtaggacgcactgattggtttCACCTTGTTAGttagtatgtgttacacctgtgctggcttgtccatctcgttagtgggaaggtgtttcacctgagccgGTCCAgtttctatttaagagtgtctggcccagtgctccagttgtcttgatagatgtggagagtcaacacctttagttgctccacctttttggtttgcgtcctgtctttaagtttggtgtgtgtttttcttttgtttgcctcttcttgggcagatttagtgggtctcatggtgggtgtcttttaggtcccagttgttgttactagtcaactttcagtggacacccccatagtgtctttgagaacccctcctaaaaaacaagcttatattttgggttggatattgcatccaattagtgttttaatcaatggcatttccatAGAATGCTCATttgtctttcagttgttaatcttctgtttttttatcctgttatgtttgtgtactaaatatttctggttattttcattgttttctcctgtgaagccattgtgttgcatccatgtctgaaatgtgctgtataaataaagcttgatttgattttaacaaatgaacccaatgactgacctatcaacagactcttgatccatcttagtatgaaaatcagtatcaatcccacttttcaagcctgctgaaggcgtggtggagtggtaaacaccacccccggctctaccaggggcttgaggtggtctcccacagctctgcttatgtcatgttctgtggccttgctgttccatttcttgcctgcccctgtaacacagaaagaaacacatttaatcatattatataaaacactcaaagtaatggatatggagcatctatggcctcagttacacctggcacctaaatgtgacttctgtcatctgatcactccaagctgcattcggttcagatctaccaggatgggcctttgacatagtctggatgcagtcaggccactgaatataaataagcaatgtgaagagatggggtgaatgagtggggaaaagtacatttgacacaaattaccttcataatatcaaagaacaaatgtgtgtgcctgaggggaaattaactttcatacagccaaaaggggtgagaaattacaccaatacaaTTTGCACTaacgtaaataaacatagatgatggaacatattccttTTTGCTtatgtgatgaaccactaaggggacaaaaatatttaccatctaaaccatgtgtgacctctcacctctctggctgtagaagtgttcttcctaaccagtccctcagcagctctctgactgagctccaccctcactgggtcttcagaggagaggaaggctgaggagggatggaag
Encoded proteins:
- the LOC120041756 gene encoding putative nuclease HARBI1, with product MACPFVRDVVDEEALVLRRAFRRERVFRDRLDPLAFPDDHLYERYRFSADGISGAFLYSVGDAEQLNKATICRTIRKADFVNRKSFHSINVQMVCNADCVISNVVAKWPGSVHDSRLFRASEIYQCLSQGEFSGVLLGDRGYGCQPFLLTPFTDPQEAQQAYNHAHARTRARVEMTFGLLKARFHCLHKLRVSPVRACDITVACAVLHNVACLRKERAPRVPPAMDWDNPAIFPDDDSGRLLRDQYVLNYFS